The sequence below is a genomic window from Lolium perenne isolate Kyuss_39 chromosome 4, Kyuss_2.0, whole genome shotgun sequence.
GTTTTTTTTATATAtccatgtgttgcctgtaagaatcagaagggttactcttcctcaagaatcgttcacgtgcacctgcttcggcacggtttcatgccaagctataattgttggaccaagcatggagaagaggggttagaatggaagaaaatgaagaaggggatgatgacaactatcctgatcatttcggtgatactttcatggaggatgctgaaggaggggaagtagaaggggaaggtgaaggggaaggtgaagaagaggcacgtgatgagcccgctgatgatcttggtcggaccattgctgacgcACGGAGAGACTGCAAAaccgaaaaggagagggagaatttggattgcatgttagatgatcacaaaaagtTGTTGtaccaggatgcgataatggtctgaaaaggctgggctgcacactggatttgctgaaatggaaggcacatgaaggtctatctgactcacgagttgaaaagttgctgaaaatgatgaaAAATATATTTTCAAAGAATAATGAGTTGCCCgctagtacgtacgaagcaaataaggttgtctgccctctaggtttagaggttcagaagatacatgcatgcattaacgattccatcctctaccgcggtgagtacgagaatttgaatgaatgcccggtatgcactgcattgcgttataatatcataggagatgaccctggtgacgatgttgagggcgggaaacccaggaagagggtttccgccaaggtgatgtggtatgctcctataataccatggttgaaacgtttgtttagaaacaaagagcatgccaagttgttgcgatggcacaaagaggaccgtaagtcggacggggagttgagacaccctgctgatggaacgcaatggagaaagatcaacagagagttcaaagattttacaggtgacgcaaggaacttaagatttggtctaagtacaaatggcatgaatccttttggtgagcagagctccagccatcgcacctggcccgtgactctatgcatctacaaccttcctccttggttgtgcatgaagcggaagttcattatgatgccagtgctcatccaagaccCAATGCAACCCTACAACGACAtctatgtgtacctaaggccattagttgatgaacttttaatgTTGTgtggcagacctggtgtacgtgtgtgggatgagcacaaagaagaggaatttgacctacgagcgttgcttttcgtaaccatcaatgattggcctgctcttagtaaccttttgggatggacaaataagggatacaaggcatgcacgcactgcttacatgagactgaaagtatataTTTGGCTAGTTGTAAGaaaaatgtgtacctggggcattgtCGATTTCTTGCCCGACATCATAacttaagaaagaaaggcaaacatttcaatggaaaggCGGATCACCGGCCGAAGACTACAGAACGTACTGATGCtgatgtatttgatatggtcaaggatttgaaagtcatctttggaaagggtcctggcggacaatcagttccgcagggagtcgacgggcacgcacccatgtggaagaagaaatctatattttgggagctagaatattggaaattcCTAGATgttcgctctgcaatcgacgtgatgcatgttacgaagaatatttgcgtggacctactaagcttcttgggcgtgtatgggaagacaaatgatacaaaggaagcacggcaggaccaacaACGTTTGATAGACCCAGAAGACCGACATCCGGAATgtttcaaggtcctgccagc
It includes:
- the LOC139838871 gene encoding uncharacterized protein: MWYAPIIPWLKRLFRNKEHAKLLRWHKEDRKSDGELRHPADGTQWRKINREFKDFTGDARNLRFGLSTNGMNPFGEQSSSHRTWPVTLCIYNLPPWLCMKRKFIMMPVLIQDPMQPYNDIYVYLRPLVDELLMLCGRPGVRVWDEHKEEEFDLRALLFVTINDWPALSNLLGWTNKGYKACTHCLHETESIYLASCKKNVYLGHCRFLARHHNLRKKGKHFNGKADHRPKTTERTDADVFDMVKDLKVIFGKGPGGQSVPQGVDGHAPMWKKKSIFWELEYWKFLDVRSAIDVMHVTKNICVDLLSFLGVYGKTNDTKEARQDQQRLIDPEDRHPECFKTPAPIEDDAAIRPPLAAVLAALAAVRRLAALAAYVAFSRASCRSRALASSAITPHLATVLVSPHQSSMPPLITVLAAPRRPRPGRPSLHAGVARRPPHTHRENQRERAPAGLSLLKKNW